A single region of the Silene latifolia isolate original U9 population chromosome 8, ASM4854445v1, whole genome shotgun sequence genome encodes:
- the LOC141595071 gene encoding uncharacterized protein LOC141595071: MYDIHSGDCGNHTGGRSLSNKTLRQGYFWPTMRKDAIDYIKKCEECQRHAPVSHQPAEHMHPIISPWPFMKWGMDIVGPLPRASGNRTYMLAMTGYFSKWIVAEAFPQILEKHAVIPSEVKVPTHRYANATEERNQVEMASSLDTIDKPRTNALIRMAAYKQTAARSYNKNARLRALQVGDLVLRKVFPNTKNQSAGKFAYNWEAPDRIEDIVGNGAYKLETIDGEAVPRSWNIIHLKKYYV; encoded by the exons ATGTATGATATCCACAGTGGTGATTGTGGAAATCACACAGGGGGtaggagcctgtccaacaagaCACTAAGGCAGggttacttctggcctaccatgaggAAAGACGCCATAGATTACATCAAGAAATGCGAAGAATGCCAAAGGCACGCTCCTGtcagccaccagccagcagaacatATGCATCCGATCATCTCGCCTTGGCCTtttatgaaatggggaatggacattgtggGACCATTACCCCGTGCTTCCGGAAACAGGACGTACATGCTGGCAATGACGGGCTACTTCTCTAAATGGATAGTGGCAGAAGCTTTCCCTCAGATCCTGGAgaagcat GCAGTTATTCCCTCTGAGGTGAAAGTTCCAACACATCGATATGCCAATGCCACCGAAGAGAGGAACCAGGTAGAAATGGCCAGCAGCCTGGATACCATTGATAAGCCAAGGACCAACGCCCTAATCAGGATGGCAGCCTACAAGCAGACAGctgccaggagttacaacaaaaacGCAAGGCTGAGAGCGCTGCAAGTAGGGGACCTGGTACTCAGGAAGGTATTCCCAAACACCAAGAATCAGAGTGCAGGAAAATTCGCCTACAACTGGGAAGCTCCCGACCGCATAGAAGACATCGTGGGTAATGGGGCATACAAGTTGGAGACTATAGATGGGGAAGCTGTCCCTAGATCCTGGAATATCATTCACCTTAAAAAGTATTATGTCTGA